One window from the genome of Spirosoma rhododendri encodes:
- a CDS encoding DUF4270 family protein, giving the protein MHFIHRVAGLLMAALCLCACQSGRLDIGQAIINPQEFSIQALDTISIRVSTVLSPDSFVTSAQSSADTAFLVGRWADSNTGTLTTRGYGNVDYASNPLASTSNLTLDSLVFELGYAYAYGDTTTAFSVEVHQLQTALNRSKVYYNTSSVPYDSKALFARTVTPGPGTPVTTSAGTPLSRAYRQIRFRMNTTVAQSFFTALTDGSIVDNVTMDEFWKGFVVLTPASGNTMAGFSTNNLTGLRLYYHAVDNNTDVVVRSSSIHFPLQTTHFTQFISDRSGTPLAALQTRSDAVSSNLTGRSSSLVPGMGLRTRIEFPYINQFELPTGYAGVNSAQLVLEPIRQTLRDNLVPPDLAIFEANAQNELLSVVPIGAIGNVAQNNAAGYFYDPAQPELTDSYTFDITQYATNLIRGRLPNRPIIITNTSTDLRTLARRVTIGDQQRSSDRIRLRLFLTSAQ; this is encoded by the coding sequence ATGCATTTTATTCACCGAGTTGCCGGGTTGCTGATGGCTGCGCTCTGCTTATGTGCCTGTCAGTCGGGAAGGCTTGACATCGGGCAGGCCATTATCAATCCGCAGGAGTTTTCCATTCAGGCACTCGATACGATCAGTATCCGGGTGTCGACGGTGCTGTCGCCCGACTCGTTCGTGACGTCGGCTCAGTCGTCAGCCGACACCGCCTTTCTGGTTGGTCGCTGGGCCGACTCCAATACGGGTACGCTGACGACGCGGGGCTACGGTAACGTTGACTACGCATCGAACCCACTGGCATCGACCTCAAATCTGACGCTGGATTCGCTTGTATTCGAGCTGGGCTACGCTTATGCGTACGGCGATACCACGACGGCTTTCAGCGTTGAGGTGCATCAACTACAGACGGCACTAAACCGGAGTAAAGTTTATTACAACACCAGCTCAGTGCCGTACGACAGTAAAGCCCTTTTTGCCCGGACGGTAACGCCCGGCCCCGGTACCCCTGTCACAACCTCTGCCGGTACCCCTCTTTCCCGTGCCTATCGGCAGATTCGCTTTCGGATGAATACAACCGTGGCCCAGTCGTTCTTTACCGCGCTGACCGACGGCTCGATTGTCGACAACGTAACGATGGATGAATTCTGGAAAGGCTTCGTCGTGCTTACGCCAGCATCTGGCAATACGATGGCTGGTTTTTCAACGAACAATCTGACGGGGCTGCGACTCTATTACCACGCGGTGGACAACAATACCGACGTCGTTGTGCGGTCATCGTCAATTCATTTTCCGCTACAGACCACTCACTTTACGCAGTTTATCAGCGATCGAAGTGGTACGCCGTTGGCTGCCCTGCAAACAAGATCAGACGCCGTCAGCAGTAACCTGACCGGTCGGAGTTCGTCTCTTGTGCCGGGTATGGGGCTGCGTACGCGGATTGAGTTTCCGTACATCAACCAGTTTGAATTACCGACTGGTTATGCCGGTGTCAATAGTGCTCAGCTGGTGCTGGAGCCCATCCGGCAGACGCTGCGGGACAATCTGGTCCCGCCAGACCTGGCTATTTTTGAAGCAAACGCACAGAATGAATTGCTGTCTGTCGTGCCAATTGGAGCCATCGGGAATGTGGCGCAGAACAATGCTGCGGGCTATTTCTACGACCCCGCACAGCCCGAACTGACCGACAGCTACACATTCGACATCACACAATACGCGACAAACCTTATCCGGGGACGCCTGCCCAACCGGCCGATTATCATCACCAACACATCGACGGATTTGCGTACGCTGGCCCGACGAGTTACGATTGGCGATCAGCAACGCTCGTCTGACCGGATTCGGCTACGGCTTTTTCTGACGTCGGCTCAGTAG
- a CDS encoding gliding motility-associated C-terminal domain-containing protein, whose protein sequence is MRHISVRLGLLVIALLLHYTGWATHQVGGQIEMKLVGDVPGHYRITVTNYLEAGQRANQQMGGLVGIYRKRDNVFMQSFTLVETGSRSSVPFTNAYCAKQQNLDFIVATFGYELYLTPASYTDSQGYYMSYQTRNRNGGISNIVNPSQVGYTFYLEFPALQQNGRIFENSSPHFTAINGEYLCLGEPFTFPFGGTDPDGDELRYSLVTPLNQKGNTNGQNNSVSAGPYPEVTWQSGYSAGSAIPGVPAMSVNRSTGQLTGTPSKTGLFVFAVNVEEYRNGVKIGEVRRDFQLLVVECPPQSTPDPAVRIQAKPADMTSLTLCQGQTATIQAADNPDWNYQWRQNGVNLPSATGSSLIVREAGDYSVYVSLKTVCSKAADSPTIQISVVGAEAALTNSGHLCATTGTVSFTVGNAAGVAVQWYQNGQLLPQTANEISTQQPGQFYAQLTYALAGCVSKTNPVAISRSAAVVPTIQAQQPQLCPNSVLTLETNGGVQYAWQQDAQPPGPPTTAATFSATTTGSYVVTATDFYGCTGTSVPFVVTAVPPVVPQLDSIPDMCGVDVPLVTLKGQPAGGLFEGPGVTGNLFNARSAGIGPHTVTYTVKPAPFCEGVTTARRAIVAPIPTINLPDSMVTYYGNTFTLSPTFTGDPTRFTWSPATFLDDPAVANPSVVQILAPIVYTLRVSNASGCPASDSISIRIVERLYIPDAFSPNGDGLNDDWKLVGIEAFPEAVITIFSRWGEVIFRSGQGYHEPFAGLTNGRELPAGMYAYTVSTAPNRPVMRGQLMLIRD, encoded by the coding sequence ATGCGTCACATCTCCGTTCGGTTGGGCTTATTGGTCATTGCGCTCCTGTTGCATTACACGGGCTGGGCGACGCATCAGGTGGGTGGACAGATCGAAATGAAACTGGTGGGCGACGTACCGGGCCATTACAGAATCACGGTGACCAATTACCTGGAAGCCGGGCAGCGGGCCAATCAGCAGATGGGAGGGCTGGTCGGGATATACCGCAAGCGCGATAATGTATTCATGCAGTCGTTTACGCTGGTTGAAACCGGCAGTCGATCATCGGTTCCGTTTACCAACGCATACTGTGCCAAACAGCAGAATCTGGATTTTATCGTGGCTACGTTCGGCTATGAATTGTATCTGACGCCCGCGAGCTACACCGATTCGCAGGGCTATTACATGTCGTACCAGACCCGCAACCGAAACGGTGGCATCAGCAACATCGTCAATCCGTCGCAGGTGGGGTACACGTTCTATCTGGAATTCCCCGCCCTGCAACAGAACGGCCGTATTTTCGAGAATTCGTCGCCCCATTTCACGGCTATCAACGGCGAATACCTCTGCCTGGGTGAGCCGTTTACCTTTCCCTTCGGCGGTACCGACCCTGACGGCGATGAGCTGCGCTATTCACTGGTGACGCCCCTCAATCAGAAAGGCAACACCAATGGGCAGAACAATAGCGTATCGGCGGGTCCATACCCCGAAGTAACCTGGCAATCGGGGTATAGTGCAGGCAGTGCCATACCGGGGGTGCCTGCTATGAGTGTCAACAGGAGCACCGGTCAGCTTACCGGCACACCCTCGAAAACCGGCTTGTTCGTCTTCGCCGTAAATGTAGAGGAATACCGGAACGGGGTTAAAATCGGGGAAGTCCGGCGCGACTTTCAGCTGCTGGTTGTTGAATGCCCCCCACAGTCGACCCCCGATCCGGCCGTGCGTATTCAGGCCAAACCCGCCGACATGACCAGCCTTACGCTTTGTCAGGGACAAACGGCGACGATACAGGCCGCTGATAACCCCGACTGGAACTATCAGTGGCGACAAAACGGGGTCAACCTGCCAAGCGCTACCGGATCGAGCCTGATCGTCCGTGAGGCTGGGGACTACTCGGTGTATGTGTCGTTGAAAACGGTTTGCAGTAAAGCCGCCGACTCCCCGACAATTCAAATCAGCGTCGTCGGAGCTGAAGCAGCACTAACAAACAGTGGGCATCTCTGCGCAACAACGGGTACGGTATCGTTCACGGTCGGTAATGCGGCTGGTGTCGCCGTACAGTGGTACCAGAACGGACAGTTGCTGCCACAAACTGCCAACGAAATCAGTACGCAGCAGCCGGGGCAGTTTTATGCACAGCTGACTTACGCACTGGCGGGATGTGTGTCAAAAACAAACCCTGTTGCTATAAGCCGGTCGGCGGCAGTGGTACCGACGATACAGGCGCAGCAGCCGCAGCTCTGTCCGAACAGTGTATTGACGCTCGAAACGAATGGCGGGGTACAGTACGCGTGGCAACAGGATGCGCAACCGCCCGGCCCGCCAACGACAGCTGCAACGTTTTCCGCCACGACCACAGGCAGCTATGTGGTGACCGCAACCGATTTTTACGGCTGTACCGGTACGTCGGTCCCGTTTGTTGTAACAGCCGTACCGCCCGTCGTGCCACAACTGGACTCGATACCCGACATGTGCGGTGTCGATGTGCCCCTCGTTACGCTCAAAGGGCAACCGGCCGGCGGGCTGTTCGAGGGGCCGGGTGTAACGGGAAATTTGTTTAACGCCCGCTCGGCAGGTATCGGTCCGCATACCGTCACGTACACCGTAAAGCCCGCCCCCTTTTGTGAGGGCGTAACGACGGCCCGCCGGGCGATTGTCGCCCCTATCCCGACGATCAATCTGCCTGACTCGATGGTCACTTATTACGGGAATACGTTCACGCTGTCGCCAACGTTTACCGGTGATCCTACGCGCTTTACCTGGTCGCCTGCTACGTTTCTGGACGACCCTGCCGTGGCGAATCCATCGGTGGTTCAGATTCTTGCCCCGATCGTGTACACGCTCCGCGTTAGCAACGCGTCGGGTTGCCCGGCTTCCGACAGCATCAGCATCCGGATTGTTGAGCGGCTATATATTCCGGATGCGTTCTCGCCCAACGGCGACGGCCTGAATGACGATTGGAAGTTGGTAGGGATTGAGGCATTTCCCGAAGCGGTCATTACGATCTTTAGCCGCTGGGGCGAGGTTATTTTTCGCTCCGGTCAGGGCTATCACGAACCCTTCGCTGGCCTGACGAATGGTCGCGAACTTCCCGCTGGTATGTATGCGTACACGGTGTCTACCGCTCCGAACCGACCTGTTATGCGTGGTCAGCTTATGCTGATTCGGGATTAA
- a CDS encoding element excision factor XisH family protein, whose amino-acid sequence MARDLFHDAVREALLADGWSITHDGYRLITDLLKDALTVDLGAQRLIAAERNVEKIAVEVKSFLGDSLIYDFHSALGQMLVYQVNMDLQEPERVLYLAIPQPSFERMSRQRVFDVVTQRYSVNIVVYDPIHQTIVQWIRHSK is encoded by the coding sequence ATGGCTCGCGATCTATTTCACGATGCTGTTCGTGAGGCACTGCTTGCGGATGGCTGGTCGATAACACATGACGGCTATCGCTTAATTACCGACCTGCTCAAAGATGCGTTGACTGTGGATTTAGGCGCACAGCGACTGATTGCAGCCGAACGTAACGTGGAGAAAATCGCCGTTGAAGTGAAAAGCTTTCTGGGCGATTCACTGATTTACGATTTTCACAGCGCTTTGGGGCAAATGCTGGTTTATCAGGTCAATATGGACTTGCAGGAGCCAGAGCGCGTTTTGTATCTGGCAATACCGCAGCCCAGCTTTGAACGGATGAGCCGGCAACGAGTCTTTGACGTCGTTACGCAGCGATATTCCGTTAATATTGTCGTGTATGATCCGATTCACCAAACGATTGTTCAATGGATACGGCACAGCAAATAG
- a CDS encoding XisI protein — MDTAQQIETYQTLIIDFLSEHQDQNLNTEEYRRMMLADKEHRHYQLIATGWASPSQYVDALLIHLTIKPTGKVWLLENSTELHVAEELVARGVCKTDIVLAFHPPQYRALSGYAAA, encoded by the coding sequence ATGGATACGGCACAGCAAATAGAAACGTATCAGACGCTGATTATTGATTTTCTATCGGAACATCAGGATCAGAATTTGAATACAGAGGAGTACCGGCGTATGATGCTTGCCGATAAAGAACACCGGCATTACCAGCTAATCGCTACGGGTTGGGCATCGCCGAGCCAATACGTCGACGCACTGCTGATTCATCTGACAATTAAGCCAACCGGTAAGGTATGGCTGCTTGAAAATAGCACGGAGTTGCACGTAGCGGAAGAACTGGTTGCGCGGGGCGTTTGCAAGACAGATATAGTTCTGGCATTCCACCCACCCCAATACCGCGCGTTGTCTGGTTATGCCGCGGCTTAG
- a CDS encoding Kelch repeat-containing protein, translated as MSRFRGQWVNALLFVGCLGWAGGLASCNSSSTTGTLGDWTKGSSLDGVARTGASSFVIGSIAYVGTGIDSDNNRLTDFWAFDPARNAWTQKATYAGVGRYYGVGFATSTKGYIGTGVNTNGDRLKDFYEYDPSANTWKKIADFGGSARRNATAFSINNVGYVGTGFDGNFVKDMWSYNPTTAAWTQAASYGGDKRVGAVSFVIDGKAYMGTGNNNGTSLRDWWMFDPTQNLWTQKLQFTTDQAAIARSYAVGFAISGKGYIVTGNGTTVWQYDPATDLWATLGVFEGADRQYAQGFAIGNKGYVTTGGSSSRYDDLWVFDPATVQNTDAF; from the coding sequence ATGTCTCGTTTTCGTGGTCAGTGGGTCAACGCCCTGCTGTTCGTAGGTTGTCTGGGCTGGGCCGGTGGGCTGGCTAGTTGTAATAGTTCGAGCACGACCGGTACGCTGGGCGACTGGACCAAAGGATCGTCGCTGGATGGTGTGGCCCGGACGGGAGCGTCCAGCTTCGTAATCGGTAGCATCGCTTATGTCGGTACGGGTATCGACTCCGATAACAACCGTCTGACCGATTTCTGGGCTTTTGATCCTGCGCGTAACGCCTGGACCCAAAAAGCAACGTACGCTGGTGTAGGTCGCTACTATGGCGTCGGGTTTGCAACGAGCACGAAAGGCTATATCGGCACCGGCGTCAATACCAACGGCGACCGGCTCAAGGATTTTTACGAGTACGATCCATCGGCCAATACATGGAAGAAAATTGCTGACTTCGGCGGCAGCGCCCGGCGGAATGCCACTGCTTTCTCGATCAACAACGTTGGTTATGTAGGCACTGGCTTCGACGGAAACTTCGTGAAGGATATGTGGTCGTACAACCCAACTACCGCAGCCTGGACGCAGGCCGCCAGCTACGGTGGCGACAAGCGGGTTGGTGCGGTTTCCTTCGTTATCGACGGAAAAGCGTACATGGGTACGGGCAATAACAACGGTACGTCGCTGCGCGATTGGTGGATGTTTGATCCTACCCAGAACCTCTGGACTCAGAAGCTTCAGTTTACGACCGATCAGGCAGCCATTGCCCGTAGCTACGCTGTTGGCTTTGCGATCAGCGGCAAAGGTTATATCGTGACGGGGAACGGAACAACTGTGTGGCAGTATGATCCTGCTACCGACCTGTGGGCAACGCTGGGTGTGTTTGAAGGAGCCGACCGGCAGTATGCACAGGGTTTTGCTATCGGCAACAAAGGGTACGTAACGACGGGTGGCTCATCGAGCCGTTATGACGACCTGTGGGTGTTCGACCCCGCAACGGTACAGAATACGGATGCCTTCTAG
- a CDS encoding M28 family peptidase, whose protein sequence is MTKPTLLLVAAVLTLAGCKEKQSQQTDTATTSPTMVAAPAFNADSAYQYIDQQVAFGPRVVNTSAHAKAGQYLISKLKQFGCEVTEQPFTTTAWDGTKLNCLNIIGSINPKATKRIVLASHWDSRPVADQDPDKADQSKAVPAANDGASGVGVLLELARTVQQAKTKPDVGVDIIFFDAEDWGNGEKAQNDTKDGLTVNGQPIDFVGFCLGSRYWAKNLHKPGYSAYYGVLLDMVGAKGATFTREGYSQQLAASVVDTVWSTAARLGYSPFFVDQPGGTITDDHLAPNLVAKIPMIDLIHTNPTMGGFFPAWHTADDTMANIDKTTLKAVGQTLTQVIYNEK, encoded by the coding sequence ATGACCAAACCCACCCTATTACTCGTTGCCGCTGTGCTGACACTGGCGGGCTGCAAAGAAAAACAGAGTCAGCAAACCGATACCGCTACCACATCGCCAACGATGGTGGCGGCTCCGGCCTTCAACGCGGATTCAGCCTACCAGTATATCGATCAGCAGGTCGCGTTTGGACCGCGCGTGGTCAATACGTCGGCGCACGCGAAGGCGGGACAGTACCTGATCTCGAAACTCAAGCAGTTTGGCTGCGAGGTAACGGAACAACCCTTTACGACGACGGCCTGGGACGGCACCAAGCTGAACTGCCTGAACATTATCGGTAGCATCAACCCCAAAGCGACCAAACGCATCGTGCTGGCGTCGCATTGGGATTCGCGCCCGGTCGCGGATCAGGACCCTGACAAAGCCGATCAGAGCAAAGCCGTTCCGGCGGCTAACGACGGAGCAAGTGGCGTCGGCGTACTGCTCGAACTAGCCCGCACGGTTCAGCAGGCGAAAACGAAACCCGATGTAGGTGTCGACATTATCTTCTTCGATGCCGAAGACTGGGGCAATGGCGAGAAAGCGCAGAACGATACCAAAGACGGGCTAACTGTCAATGGGCAACCGATTGACTTTGTTGGTTTCTGTCTGGGATCGCGGTATTGGGCCAAAAACCTGCACAAGCCGGGCTATTCGGCTTATTACGGTGTTCTGCTCGACATGGTCGGTGCGAAGGGTGCCACGTTTACCCGCGAAGGCTATTCGCAGCAACTAGCCGCCAGCGTAGTCGACACCGTGTGGAGCACGGCCGCGCGATTGGGCTACAGTCCGTTTTTTGTCGATCAGCCAGGCGGCACGATCACCGACGATCACCTGGCCCCGAATCTGGTCGCGAAAATTCCGATGATTGACCTGATTCACACCAACCCGACGATGGGCGGCTTCTTCCCGGCCTGGCATACCGCCGACGATACGATGGCTAACATCGACAAAACAACCCTGAAAGCCGTTGGGCAAACACTGACGCAGGTTATCTACAATGAAAAGTAA
- the cysS gene encoding cysteine--tRNA ligase, whose translation MSDSISQPLSLYNTLSRRKERFEPINAPYVGMYVCGPTVYNYVHLGNVRTFLTFDTLFRYLTFIGYKVRYVRNLTDVGHLVGDGDEGEDKIGRMAKLEKVEPMEIVQRFTNDFHTVTAQFNMLPPSIEPTATGHMLEQIEAVQELLDKGLAYESNGSVYFDIDTYNKRGGEYGKLSGRILDDLLNETRELDGQSEKRSPLDFAVWKRAAPEHIMRWNSPWGEGFPGWHLECSCMSTKYLGKQFDIHGGGMDLKFPHHECEIAQDRGLNDREPVRYWMHSNMLTVNGQKMSKSLGNSFLPAELFAGKHALLDQPYSPMTVRFFMLQSHYRSTLDFSNDALKAAQKGYRRLANGMRVVKLLSYQPDDSIAPDTVKQEDIRKAVKQFYDALNDDLNTAVGIAQLFTLLKYINMLYMGQLAPAALGEEMFTLLRDSYLSFLQDVLGLHEESADNQPVLSGLLTLYKEYKEQKQYDKVDQIRSYFKAQGLAIKDMKHQIDWAYEE comes from the coding sequence ATGTCTGATTCTATTTCGCAACCGCTTTCGCTATACAATACCCTTTCCCGCCGGAAAGAACGCTTCGAACCAATTAACGCGCCCTACGTGGGTATGTACGTCTGCGGCCCGACGGTGTATAACTACGTCCACCTCGGCAACGTCCGTACGTTCCTAACCTTCGATACGCTGTTTCGCTATCTGACCTTTATCGGCTACAAAGTGCGCTACGTCCGCAACCTGACCGACGTGGGGCATCTGGTTGGCGATGGTGACGAAGGCGAGGACAAGATCGGGCGGATGGCGAAGCTGGAAAAGGTCGAGCCGATGGAAATCGTACAGCGGTTTACCAACGATTTTCACACCGTCACGGCGCAGTTCAACATGCTGCCGCCCAGCATCGAACCCACCGCGACGGGTCATATGCTGGAGCAGATCGAAGCCGTGCAGGAACTGCTCGACAAAGGGCTGGCCTACGAATCAAACGGGTCGGTGTACTTCGATATTGACACCTACAACAAACGCGGGGGCGAATACGGCAAGCTGTCGGGCCGGATTCTGGACGATCTGCTTAACGAAACCCGCGAACTCGACGGACAGTCGGAGAAGCGCAGCCCACTCGATTTTGCCGTCTGGAAACGGGCCGCACCGGAACACATCATGCGCTGGAACTCGCCCTGGGGCGAAGGCTTTCCCGGCTGGCACCTCGAATGCTCGTGCATGAGTACCAAGTACCTCGGTAAGCAATTCGACATTCACGGGGGCGGTATGGATCTGAAGTTCCCGCACCACGAGTGCGAAATTGCGCAGGACCGGGGCCTCAACGACCGCGAACCCGTCCGCTACTGGATGCACTCAAACATGCTGACGGTAAACGGGCAGAAAATGTCGAAGTCGCTGGGCAACTCGTTCCTGCCCGCCGAGCTGTTTGCCGGTAAGCACGCCCTGCTCGATCAGCCCTACAGCCCGATGACGGTGCGGTTTTTTATGCTGCAATCGCATTACCGCAGCACGCTCGACTTCTCCAACGACGCCCTGAAAGCCGCACAGAAAGGCTACCGCCGACTGGCCAACGGGATGCGCGTCGTGAAGCTGCTCTCCTACCAGCCCGACGACAGTATCGCGCCCGACACGGTCAAGCAGGAAGACATTCGGAAGGCAGTAAAGCAATTCTACGACGCCCTGAACGACGACCTCAATACCGCCGTTGGCATTGCCCAGTTGTTCACGCTGCTCAAGTACATCAACATGCTGTACATGGGGCAACTGGCGCCGGCCGCGCTGGGCGAAGAAATGTTTACCCTCCTGCGCGACTCGTACCTGTCGTTTTTGCAGGATGTGCTGGGTCTGCACGAAGAAAGCGCTGACAATCAGCCGGTGCTGAGCGGTCTGCTGACGCTGTACAAAGAATACAAGGAGCAAAAGCAATACGATAAAGTCGATCAGATCCGTTCGTACTTCAAAGCGCAGGGACTGGCAATCAAAGACATGAAGCACCAGATCGACTGGGCCTACGAGGAGTAA
- a CDS encoding PfkB family carbohydrate kinase, producing the protein MSLLTVGSVAFDALETPFGKTDKIIGGAATYITLSASYFTKDNNLVAVVGDDFPQSMINDLNQHGINTEGLEIRQGEKTFFWSGKYHDDMNTRDTVEVQLNVMEHFDPIIPDAYQDCQYLMLGNTAPAIQQKVIERLTNRPKLIVLDTMNLWIDIANADLMNLLKLVDVLVVNDEEARQLTRQPSLVKAAAKIKEMGPQTVIIKKGEHGALLFQNDQVFFAPALPLAEVFDPTGAGDTFAGGFIGHLAKTDDISFDNMKRAIIYGSAMASFCVEKFGAERIMNLTDEEIKSRVDEFVKLSAFGL; encoded by the coding sequence ATGAGTCTACTTACCGTTGGGTCAGTTGCATTCGACGCCCTCGAAACACCTTTTGGCAAAACCGACAAGATCATCGGGGGCGCGGCTACTTACATCACGCTGTCGGCGTCGTACTTCACCAAAGACAATAATCTGGTGGCTGTTGTGGGCGACGATTTCCCGCAGAGCATGATCAACGACCTGAATCAGCACGGCATCAACACCGAAGGGCTGGAGATTCGGCAGGGCGAGAAAACGTTCTTCTGGTCGGGCAAGTACCACGACGACATGAACACCCGTGACACGGTGGAGGTGCAACTCAACGTGATGGAGCATTTCGACCCCATCATCCCCGACGCTTATCAGGATTGCCAGTACCTGATGCTGGGCAACACGGCCCCGGCCATTCAGCAGAAAGTGATCGAGCGGCTTACCAACCGGCCCAAGCTGATCGTCCTCGACACGATGAACCTCTGGATCGACATCGCCAACGCGGACCTGATGAACCTGCTCAAGCTGGTCGACGTGCTCGTTGTGAACGATGAAGAAGCGCGGCAGTTAACTCGGCAGCCGTCGCTGGTGAAAGCCGCTGCGAAGATCAAAGAGATGGGTCCGCAGACGGTGATTATCAAGAAGGGTGAGCACGGCGCGCTGCTGTTCCAGAACGATCAGGTCTTCTTCGCACCCGCCCTGCCCCTCGCCGAAGTCTTCGACCCCACGGGCGCGGGCGACACGTTTGCCGGTGGCTTCATCGGACACCTTGCCAAAACCGATGACATCTCGTTCGACAACATGAAGCGGGCGATCATCTACGGCTCGGCGATGGCGTCATTCTGCGTCGAGAAGTTCGGTGCCGAGCGCATCATGAACCTCACCGACGAGGAGATCAAATCTCGCGTGGATGAATTTGTGAAGCTATCTGCGTTTGGGTTGTAG
- a CDS encoding DUF4907 domain-containing protein, which produces MPSSLERAGRSVAVRRVLFVILAVLAMLTAYQYYRSRTAYELSLYKTPMGWGYDVLNHGNLIIHQPAIPGIAGDRGFADEAQARRVGERVISKLQQGRGMPAITQEELRAMNVSLP; this is translated from the coding sequence ATGCCTTCTAGTTTGGAACGCGCCGGGCGGTCAGTTGCTGTCCGGCGCGTTCTGTTTGTCATATTGGCCGTACTGGCCATGCTGACGGCTTATCAGTACTATCGGTCCCGGACGGCTTACGAGCTGAGTCTGTACAAGACACCAATGGGCTGGGGCTACGACGTACTTAACCACGGTAACCTGATTATTCACCAACCAGCCATACCCGGTATCGCTGGCGATCGTGGGTTTGCCGACGAAGCGCAGGCCCGGCGGGTGGGCGAACGGGTTATCAGCAAACTACAGCAGGGGCGGGGTATGCCGGCCATCACACAGGAAGAACTACGGGCGATGAACGTTTCGCTGCCCTGA